CTGAGGGTTTGTCCCTCTCTTCTGATAAAACCTTCAGAAGCAGCTACTTAGCTCAGAGTCACTGAGCGCCCATAAGGAGATGCCAGCCGGGTTATAGGTATGGTTATGAGATAGGGTCTGCGTTAGAAAAAGGGTTTTATTCTTGTACGTAATTATTTAAGATACTGTGTTAAAGCAGAACCAGGGCCTTCATCCAGTGACGTGCCCGTTTTCTCCAATCAACTGCATCTTTAAATCGTAGTGTGTGCTGTGTAGACCTAAAGGTCCGTGAGGGGAGAAAGAATAAGGCACGGCCCAGCACAACAAGGTAGCGGTTCCTACAAAGCTTCgttaatacaggaaaaaatctACAACCCATTTACACATCGATCAAAGGGGCAGGGTGGGTAAGTACCTCCCCCATGCTTTGAGAAACTTGTGTTCGATTATCCACCCCCACGACACCCGTGTTCTTCTCCCTACCCGAGTCTCTAGCGGAAATAGTTGGGGCAGTCGTGCGCGGTCAGGTTCCAGGCTTTATCGAACGCCTCCACgacagctgggagcaggggacCCTCTTCACTGTAGTCAAGGTTCTGCTCTAGCTGTTCCAAGTTGGACATCCCAATGATCACTGCATCTCCAAGAGAACCCTGGAAAGCAGTAAGAGCAATTGCTCATCCCAAAAGAAACCTAGTTCGCCTCCCAAGCCCACGGCAGGCCAaactttaaatgtttctttccagtAAAGGACATGCAGTAACTCCTGGGTGTTTAGACAACTGACATCACAAAGTTCTGTTCGTGAGGCCAGAACATCTCCAAGTCATGCCAACTCCCCAAAAGCTGCCAAACCCTACTTTATGGGGGGCTACAGGAACATTTTGGGGAGATGACGAATATAACCATTAATTTCCTAGTCCAGTGAAAAGCAAAGTCATCTCCCCGCAGGGAAGCTGTCTGGGCGGGAAGCCAAGACCCCAGTAATTGGCACTTAAAATCTTCCACTTCCAATCCTACAAACACCAGATTCCGTGGGGAAATGCAGAGCTGACTCGCTCCTACAGGCTCATTTTGGAACACCACAATCCCACGGGATACACAGATGAAAAGATAACTCTTTGTACGCAGACATTTCCCTGTTTGTGTGCCGCAACAGCTGCCTGGTTCTGGTGGTGCTGCACAGGCCGCCGGCTACAGCTGCGACAAGCCCTCACCTGCAGTCTGGAGTGATTGTACAACCAACGCAACGCAGCGGACGTCAGGCTCGGTGCGTTGGAACCGTAAGCATCTTTCAGAGCTCTTTCTATTAGGGCAATTCCTTCAAAATTGTGCTTCTTCCAGTACCTGTGCGAAAAGAAATCACTCTTACTGCCCTTGGCACCTCCAGTGAATTGTGTATCTATAGTCCGGGCAAGTACAAAAGGCTTTCAGGAAGCCTCACACAGCTCTTTGTAGCCTCCGAGGACTTCTGCAATCCCCTGCTGCACGCCAGGAGGAAGCTGAGCCAAAAAAACACTCTGCAAAGCTCAGTCACAAGCCATGGCCTCAACCACATGTGCAGATGTAATCACTGCACAAGCTTGAGTCAATTCTGCTTCCTCTCAGCTGATTAttagtgtggggtttttttatgtagcCACTCCTGCCGCATCTCCCCGCTCTTCTGTCAGCTCCAAACGTACCTGTCCCTGTAGGCTTGAGCCCAGTCATTCCCAAAAAACCTTCCAGTGGGCTGGCGTGCGTCTTTGTCCTCATACTTGTACTTGCCGGTCAGCAGCCCTCCTGCAAAGGGTCAGCAGCGTGTTTAGGGGTGGGCTGGCTCTTCTACAGCCCCCATTTCACATGGTTTTGTCTCAAAGCCTCACCCTGTCCCTCCCCGTACCTGCCAGTGGATTGTAGGCGTAGAACCGCAGTCCGTAGTATCTCAGGCAAGGGAACAGCTCGGTTTCCACCTGGCGAGTGGTCGCGTTGTACATACCCTGCACAAAGATGAGGGAGACAAAGAACGTCAAATGCTAGCTCCTGATAGTGGTCGTGAGCACCTGGAACAGCCTTTTCCCCACCCTTCCCTGACCATACTCTTCTCTTATCCAGAAGAGCGGTGCCAGGTCACACAAGGTTATTATCTGCTTAGGAACAGACTTTCTAAGGACTCGAGCAACAAACACATACTCagctttttctgagaaacaatCTATCTCACTCAGCTTTCTGATCACGCATGTCCTGAAGGGACTTCCCAGATAActgcagcagcttccttttctgtgtttgtatcTGGCACATCGAGGGCTGGTCCAAGATTTGGGGCTCCCAGATCCTTCCCCGTGGTGACTGACCATGGAGAAGCACCTGTGTGCTGTTCTGATCTGAACCCTCATATTCGTTTGGTTTGGTTCATCTCCGCCTCCACGAAAGATTTGCTGGACCATGGCAAGCCCCCATCCCTCACCTGGTACACAGTTGGCATCACCCAGTTGTTGTATTTGCAGATGGTGCAGATCTCTGCGACCTCCCATGCCGCGTAGTTTGATAGACCAAGTTCTTTAAACTTTCCCTGCAGAGGAA
This DNA window, taken from Grus americana isolate bGruAme1 chromosome 21, bGruAme1.mat, whole genome shotgun sequence, encodes the following:
- the AKR7A2 gene encoding aflatoxin B1 aldehyde reductase member 2 → MAARGARPGVVLGAMEVGRRAGPEASAALLRAFLRRGYRLLDTAYMYAGGESERILGTLLAGGTEPVEVATKANPWDGKTLKPESVRSQLDTSLERLKRTSVELFYLHAPDHGTPVEETLRACNELHKEGKFKELGLSNYAAWEVAEICTICKYNNWVMPTVYQGMYNATTRQVETELFPCLRYYGLRFYAYNPLAGGLLTGKYKYEDKDARQPTGRFFGNDWAQAYRDRYWKKHNFEGIALIERALKDAYGSNAPSLTSAALRWLYNHSRLQGSLGDAVIIGMSNLEQLEQNLDYSEEGPLLPAVVEAFDKAWNLTAHDCPNYFR